From a region of the Thermosipho melanesiensis BI429 genome:
- the ispE gene encoding 4-(cytidine 5'-diphospho)-2-C-methyl-D-erythritol kinase translates to MEQSSGAVIRSYAKINLFLDVTKKRDDGYHEILSLFQNISLYDRLIITKIDRGLEIKTNVDIENNILYKTWDVFSSNFKEPEFGLRIVLEKNIPMQAGLGGGSSNAAALLFYLSDQLKIPKNKIIKIAAKIGSDVPFFLIGGTAVVKGKGEIIEPLPPLLGYYVKLITANGISTKEAYNLLNSTLFNKAPCSPYALYEAYYHRNIDEIKRCTYNIFEKVIAKQNREIAQNIKKLKKNSIVSTLTGSGSAVYGISFREGDFNFVPRGVEYEEINI, encoded by the coding sequence ATGGAGCAAAGTAGTGGTGCAGTCATTAGATCATATGCAAAAATAAACCTTTTTCTTGATGTTACAAAAAAAAGGGATGATGGGTACCACGAAATCTTATCGTTATTTCAAAATATCTCTTTGTACGACCGCCTTATAATTACAAAAATAGATAGAGGACTTGAAATAAAGACTAATGTTGATATTGAAAACAACATTCTGTATAAAACTTGGGATGTATTTTCTTCTAATTTTAAGGAACCTGAGTTTGGACTTAGAATAGTACTGGAAAAAAACATTCCCATGCAGGCAGGGTTAGGTGGAGGAAGTTCTAATGCTGCAGCTCTGTTATTCTATCTATCAGACCAACTAAAAATACCAAAAAACAAAATAATAAAAATAGCTGCAAAAATAGGAAGTGATGTACCGTTTTTCCTAATTGGGGGAACAGCGGTAGTTAAAGGTAAGGGAGAAATTATAGAACCATTGCCCCCGTTGTTGGGATATTACGTTAAATTAATAACGGCAAATGGGATCTCAACAAAAGAGGCATATAACCTTTTAAACTCCACATTATTCAACAAAGCACCGTGTTCTCCATATGCTCTTTATGAAGCATATTACCATAGAAATATCGACGAAATAAAAAGATGTACATACAATATATTTGAAAAGGTTATAGCAAAACAAAACAGAGAAATTGCACAAAATATTAAAAAATTAAAGAAAAATTCCATTGTTTCAACGTTAACAGGAAGCGGTAGTGCAGTATATGGCATTTCCTTTAGAGAAGGAGATTTCAACTTTGTACCAAGGGGGGTAGAATATGAAGAAATTAACATTTAG